One Planctomycetota bacterium genomic window carries:
- a CDS encoding AraC family transcriptional regulator: protein MADRVDTNTGVARRGSVGPQRDHLLSPAEVRAELPFQAQKVGSGAGWPAGLVAERFRGLPPFSLERPGETHHRLIMLLGSSSPRKPAHLSWRVGDGQSSRQEQTLAARQSNPLLTLVPAGCDHSWLMEEGRLDTFHLLIPPSAVDETMGRPVALAPAPKFQDPAVAGILQQIAGELASPGRYGGPLLVESLSNALSVLLGRREDGHEQTRRTRVAGLSDRQVAEVRAYLLENLRRNIRTKELAGLVHLSSQHFTRAFGAATGMPPHQFQLRLRVRAAAKLLKQDQDLGIEAAARQCGFTDRTHLSRAMKRHLGVRPSQAQALDVPSEAK from the coding sequence GTGGCGGATCGGGTGGATACCAACACGGGCGTGGCCCGGCGCGGCAGCGTCGGACCCCAGCGAGATCACCTGCTGAGTCCGGCGGAAGTCCGCGCGGAGTTGCCGTTTCAGGCCCAGAAGGTCGGGTCGGGTGCGGGATGGCCTGCTGGGTTGGTTGCAGAGCGATTTCGCGGGCTGCCGCCGTTTAGTCTTGAGCGGCCTGGTGAGACCCATCATCGCCTCATCATGCTCCTGGGGTCGAGCAGCCCTCGTAAGCCTGCGCACCTGTCATGGCGCGTAGGGGACGGCCAGTCGTCGCGCCAGGAGCAGACGCTGGCAGCACGCCAATCGAACCCGCTGTTGACGCTTGTGCCGGCGGGATGCGATCACAGCTGGTTGATGGAGGAAGGGCGGCTGGACACCTTCCATCTGCTCATTCCGCCGTCAGCGGTTGATGAGACGATGGGTCGCCCGGTCGCGTTGGCCCCGGCGCCGAAGTTCCAAGACCCCGCGGTTGCCGGGATCCTCCAGCAGATCGCAGGTGAGCTGGCCTCTCCTGGGCGCTACGGGGGCCCGCTCCTGGTCGAGAGTCTGTCCAACGCGCTCAGTGTCCTGCTGGGGCGTCGTGAGGATGGTCATGAGCAGACACGGCGGACGCGCGTCGCGGGTTTGTCGGATCGCCAGGTGGCGGAGGTCCGGGCTTATCTGTTGGAGAACCTCCGTCGCAACATCCGCACCAAAGAGTTGGCCGGCCTGGTGCACCTGAGTTCCCAGCATTTCACCAGGGCGTTCGGCGCTGCCACGGGCATGCCTCCGCACCAGTTTCAGCTCCGGCTACGCGTGCGGGCCGCGGCGAAGCTCCTGAAGCAGGACCAGGATCTCGGGATCGAGGCTGCCGCACGGCAGTGTGGATTCACCGATCGAACCCACCTCTCGCGAGCGATGAAGCGACACCTCGGCGTCCGGCCTTCTCAGGCGCAAGCGCTAGACGTTCCGTCCGAAGCCAAGTAG